One genomic region from Stutzerimonas decontaminans encodes:
- a CDS encoding undecaprenyl-diphosphate phosphatase, which yields MDVWVAIQALILGVVEGVTEFLPVSSTGHQIIVADLIGFGGERALAFNIIIQLGAILAVIWEYRRKIIDVVVGLPKERQAQKFTINLLIAFMPAVVLGVAFADLIHEYLFNPITVATALVLGGIVMLWAERRDHAIRAETVDDMNWSLALKVGFAQCLALVPGTSRSGSTIIGGLLFGLSRKAATEFSFFLAMPTMVGAAVYSGYKYRDLFQPGDFAVFAIGFVTSFIFAMLAVRALLKFIGNHSYAAFAWYRIGFGLLILATWQLGLIDWTSVQA from the coding sequence ATGGATGTTTGGGTTGCGATTCAGGCGCTGATTTTGGGTGTGGTGGAGGGTGTAACCGAGTTTCTGCCGGTTTCCAGCACGGGCCACCAGATCATCGTTGCGGATCTGATAGGTTTTGGTGGCGAGCGGGCGCTGGCCTTCAACATCATCATTCAGCTGGGCGCGATTCTCGCGGTGATATGGGAATACCGGCGCAAGATCATCGACGTAGTTGTGGGTCTGCCCAAGGAGCGTCAGGCGCAGAAATTCACGATCAATCTGTTGATCGCTTTCATGCCGGCAGTAGTGCTCGGCGTCGCCTTTGCCGACCTGATCCACGAGTATCTGTTCAACCCCATCACCGTCGCCACTGCTCTGGTGCTGGGCGGCATCGTCATGCTCTGGGCCGAGCGGCGCGATCACGCGATTCGCGCCGAGACTGTCGACGACATGAACTGGTCGCTGGCATTGAAAGTTGGCTTCGCCCAGTGCCTGGCGCTGGTGCCTGGTACATCGCGTTCGGGATCGACCATCATCGGCGGATTGCTGTTTGGGCTGTCGCGCAAGGCGGCGACTGAGTTCTCCTTCTTCCTGGCCATGCCAACCATGGTGGGCGCGGCGGTGTACTCGGGCTACAAGTACCGCGACCTGTTTCAGCCTGGTGATTTTGCGGTGTTCGCCATCGGCTTCGTTACCTCATTCATCTTCGCGATGCTTGCGGTGCGGGCGTTGCTCAAGTTCATCGGCAACCACAGCTACGCGGCGTTCGCCTGGTACCGGATCGGCTTTGGCCTGCTGATTCTGGCCACCTGGCAACTCGGTCTAATCGACTGGACCAGCGTCCAGGCCTGA